From a single Nicotiana tabacum cultivar K326 chromosome 8, ASM71507v2, whole genome shotgun sequence genomic region:
- the LOC107794788 gene encoding uncharacterized protein LOC107794788: MDPSPFVRLIIESLALKLPLAATKPSGHHAIHPSTTPSYAKLKLKSFPSQITVLPLSPASTDPTPPDSSAVAAGFHLDAVALRRLSAKPVTLHVSVFTGRMGHTCGVSSGKLIGSVQVSIDLSGTNSEARVFQNGWMKLAAGEKPGAMLHLVVRAEPDPRFVFQFGGEPECSPVVFQVQGNRSQPVFSCKFSADRNNRSRSLPSDFNLNNRGWMRTFSGEKDRTGRERKGWMIIIYDLSGSAVAAASMITPFVPSPGSDRVSRSNAGAWLILRPNGASVSSWKPWGRLEAWRERGPVDGLGYKFELVTDTGLTSAAIPIAEGTMSMKKGGQFCIDNTVKDSVLSSNSPIRGFVMVSTVEGEGKTSVPTIQVGVQHVKSMADAALFISLSAAIDLSMDACRLFSRKLRKELCHDDQESYF, encoded by the exons ATGGATCCATCTCCTTTTGTTCGTTTAATAATCGAATCATTAGCTCTTAAACTGCCATTAGCAGCAACAAAACCATCTGGTCATCACGCAATCCACCCATCCACAACTCCCAGTTACGCAAAACTCAAGCTCAAAAGCTTCCCTTCCCAAATTACCGTTCTGCCCCTCTCCCCCGCATCCACTGACCCCACTCCCCCAGACTCCTCCGCCGTCGCCGCCGGTTTCCACCTCGACGCCGTCGCTCTCCGCCGTCTGTCTGCCAAACCAGTTACTTTACACGTGTCTGTTTTTACTGGACGTATGGGTCACACGTGCGGGGTTAGTTCGGGGAAGTTGATTGGTTCTGTTCAGGTGAGTATTGATTTGAGTGGGACCAATTCGGAGGCGCGTGTGTTCCAGAACGGGTGGATGAAGTTAGCTGCGGGAGAAAAACCGGGGGCAATGTTGCATTTGGTGGTTCGAGCTGAACCGGACCCGCGGTTTGTCTTTCAGTTTGGTGGTGAACCGGAGTGTAGCCCGGTGGTTTTTCAGGTTCAGGGGAATAGAAGTCAGCCGGTTTTTAGCTGCAAGTTTAGTGCTGATCGGAATAATCGTTCACG ATCTCTCCCATCTGATTTTAACTTAAACAATAGAGGTTGGATGAGGACATTTTCTGGAGAAAAGGACAGAACAGGAAGGGAAAGAAAAGGGTGGATGATAATAATCTATGACCTTTCAGGATCTGCTGTTGCAGCAGCATCAATGATCACACCATTTGTACCATCTCCGGGTTCTGATCGTGTTTCGCGATCAAACGCCGGTGCATGGCTCATCCTGCGGCCTAATGGCGCCTCTGTTAGTAGCTGGAAGCCATGGGGTCGACTCGAGGCGTGGAGAGAAAGAGGACCAGTTGATGGACTTGGTTACAAATTTGAACTTGTTACTGATACTGGCCTTACTAGTGCTGCTATACCAATAGCTGAAGGCACAATGAGCATGAAAAAAGGTGGACAATTTTGCATTGACAATACAGTAAAAGACTCTGTACTGAGCTCAAATTCGCCAATTCGCGGATTTGTGATGGTGTCAACTGTGGAAGGTGAAGGCAAGACTAGTGTTCCGACGATTCAAGTTGGGGTGCAACATGTTAAATCTATGGCTGATGCTGCTTTATTTATCTCGCTTTCGGCTGCCATTGATCTTAGTATGGATGCTTGTAGGCTTTTCTCTCGAAAACTTAGGAAGGAACTTTGCCATGATGATCAAGAATCATACTTCTAA